A window of the Harmonia axyridis chromosome 5, icHarAxyr1.1, whole genome shotgun sequence genome harbors these coding sequences:
- the LOC123680072 gene encoding testis-specific serine/threonine-protein kinase 3-like — protein sequence MAAMKFRTGLCSAEKSSQKYLKTIGFTIGKTIGKGTYSKVCIATNENQKLACKIINRKKAGQDFIEKFLPRELKILSSIKHPHIVTIYHILDINNIVHIFMDFCKNGDLLEYIKNYGPLTETRAKMYFRQITSAVEYLHKHNLAHRDLKCENILLTSANKIKLADFGFARFTVNEKKEPVMSETFCGSAAYAAPEILQGIEYDPKKIDIWALGCILYIMITASMPFDDSNIKKMVKDQQNRIVNTFMKFNWKTSHSLKEMMGNILEPEVSERADIEDIRYSAWLLKESIPGEKESTKQKSLSMLQVMM from the exons ATGGCAGCGATGAAATTTAGAACAGGGCTTTGTTCAGCAGAG AAATCTTCCCAGAAATATTTGAAGACGATTGGATTTACGATAGGGAAAACTATAGGTAAAGGGACTTACAGTAAAGTTTGCATCGCAACCAACGAAAATCAAAAACTGGCctgtaaaataataaataggaAGAAAGCTGGACAAGATTTTATCGAGAAATTTTTACCGAGAGAACTAAA gatatTAAGCAGTATCAAGCACCCtcatattgttacaatttaccATATTCTAGATATAAATAATATTGTTCATATTTTCATGGATTTTTGTAAGAATGGTGATTTGCTGGAgtatattaaaaattatggtCCTCTGACTGAAACTCGTGCTAAGATGTATTTTAG GCAGATAACGTCAGCAGTAGAATACCTACATAAGCATAATTTAGCGCACAGAGATTTGAAATGCGAGAATATCCTACTCACGTCTGCCAACAAAATAAAACTAGCGGATTTTGGATTCGCGAGGTTCACAGTGAATGAAAAGAAGGAACCAGTGATGTCCGAGACTTTTTGCGGATCTGCAGCATACGCAGCCCCAGAAATTTTACAG GGAATCGAATACGATCCGAAAAAAATCGACATATGGGCCCTTGGTTGTATCCTGTACATTATGATAACAGCATCGATGCCTTTCGACGATTCTAATATCAAGAAAATGGTCAAGGACCAACAGAATCGAATCGTTAATACTTTCATGAAGTTCAATTGGAAAACTTCTCACTCGTTGAAGGAGATGATGGG GAACATCCTAGAACCCGAGGTGTCAGAGAGGGCCGATATCGAAGATATCAGGTATTCAGCCTGGCTACTGAAAGAGAGTATCCCAGGAGAGAAAGAGTCTACAAAACAGAAATCTTTGTCAATGCTACAAGTAATGATGTAA